A DNA window from Trichosurus vulpecula isolate mTriVul1 chromosome 2, mTriVul1.pri, whole genome shotgun sequence contains the following coding sequences:
- the LOC118835740 gene encoding keratin-associated protein 19-6-like, whose translation MCHCGGYYGGLGYGYGSGYGCGCGCFRGLGYGCGGLGYGGLGYGSYGFGGLGCGGYGYGGLGYGGYGYGCCRPSCCGRYSSCGFY comes from the coding sequence ATGTGCCACTGTGGAGGATACTATGGGGGCCTGGGCTATGGCTATGGCTCTGGTTATGGCTGTGGATGTGGCTGCTTCCGTGGCCTAGGCTATGGTTGTGGTGGCTTGGGCTATGGAGGCCTGGGCTATGGTAGCTATGGCTTTGGAGGCCTGGGCTGTGGTGGCTATGGCTATGGAGGCCTGGGCTATGGTGGCTATGGTTATGGCTGCTGCCGCCCATCTTGCTGTGGAAGGTATTCTTCCTGTGGTTTCTACTGA